The window NNNNNNNNNNNNNNNNNNNNNNNNNNNNNNNNNNNNNNNNNNNNNNNNNNNNNNNNNNNNNNNNNNNNNNNNNNNNNNNNNNNNNNNNNNNNNNNNNNNNNNNNNNNNNNNNNNNNNNNNNNNNNNNNNNNNNNNNNNNNNNNNNNNNNNNNNNNNNNNCCCCCTTAGGTTCTTTTTTGATTCTGCAAATTGAGAGGTctagtttgatatgattttgtttatgttttgtgcAGTGAACGAGAACATGAGCAAAAGAGCAGTACACAAAGCTTTGTTCGAGTCATTTGCACTGATTGGAGCAAGTCTTCTCCAAGTTTATCTTCTGCGTCGCTTGTTTGAACGCAAACTCGGCATGTCGCGTGTCTAAAAAAAGTATGAGTTTATCATCATTTTGGACTTAAATTTTACCTTAAAATGTATCAGGGAATCTCTTACTTAAACCTCTTACAGACAGATCATCGTAGTTCATTGGAAGATTTGCTTTTTCCCATGTTCAAGAAATTATCCACTTGTggttataattcaatcagtctgttttttttttcctctctctctctctcagtcagtacaaaaatagtgattttgatatgaatatttactatatacaaCGGACAAGGATTGAACTAATTTGCTTTTACTCTAATACCACCACCATTCTAAACGTTAATGATACGTTCGGACTAAGTTGCTAAACCTTTTCCTAAAACAAAATGGATTTGAGCAAGAAGACTTCTCAATAAAGTACTCAGTCCCTTTTAACTTTGACTGGGTTCGAACTGGTATAGAGAAGAAAGtcgtaaaaaactaaaaatggcCATGAGTTTGAATGGGCCCAGAGTAGATAAAGCCAGCTATCGTTTTCTTGTTCGTACAAGTTAcctgaaaattaaaagaaaaaaaaaaaacacaaaNaaaatttccaaaaaaaaaaaaaaaaaaaaaaagtcatttggTTGTTTCAAGTGTATGCATCGGTAAATCCGACAAGAACTCCGATTTTGTTCCATAGCTTGCTGTGTTGTTTAGTGGGTGAACTACAGAAGAGAGAAATCGTAAGGCTTTGTTGATGGTGGATCATGTGGTGGAAACCGTGGAGACGAACAACAACTCTGCTCCGAGCAGGTTGGTGGAAGAAAGACTTGATGAGATTCGTAGAGTAATGGGCAAAGCCGATGACGATCCGTTAAGGATCGTAGGTGTAGGAGCTGGTGCTTGGGGCAGTGTTTTCATTGCAATGTTGCAAGAAAGTTACGGCAAATTTAGGGAAAAATTTAGTGTGAGGATCTGGAGAAGAGGAGGGAGAGCAATAGATAAAAGCACAGCTGAACATTTGTTCGAAGTGATCAATTCGAGGGAAGAGTTGTTGAGGAGGTTGATCAGAAGGTGTGCTTATCTCAAGTATGTGGAAGCTAGATTAGGGGATAGGGTTTTATACGCTGATgagattttgaaagatgggtTTTGTTTGAATATGGTTGAGACTCCTTTGTGTCCTTTGAAAGTTGTGACTAATCTGCAAGAAGCTGTTTGGGATGCTGATATTGTCATCAATGGTTTACCATCAACTGAGACATTTCAGGTGTTCAATGAGATTAGTAAGTACTGGCAAGAGAGGGTTACTGCTCCTGTTATTATCTCTTTGGCTAAAGGTGTTGAAGCAGAGTTTGAACCTCACCCGAGGATTGTTACTCCTACCCAAATGATCTACCGAGCGAGTAAATTCACTTCtcattgtcttttttatttgcttcctAGATGAATACTTGATATCTTCTTCCTAAGTTTTCGTTAGAGTAACTaaagattctatttttgttaagGTGATATTGTGTATTGGTTACCCAACAGATTGCTTGAGTGTATGTCTTGACAGTATTGGTGTTAAAGTGTATGATCAGTAGTTGTtgtcattaaaattttacagtttGTTTCTCATATTCTCTTTTGTAGCTGGTATTCCTCTTGAGAACATTCTCTACCTTGGTGGACCTAATATTGCTTCTGAGGTATATAACAAAGAGTATGCCAATGCGCGGATTTGCGGGTCTGAATTATGGAGGAAGCCTTTGGGAAAGTTTCTAAGGCAGTCACATTTCATAGTGTGGGATAATAGTGACCTCATTACGCATGAAGTAATGGGTGGCTTGAAGAATGTGTATGCCATCGGTGCAGGTAAGACTAGGTGTCTAACATGTTTATCTGAATGGTAGTGATTCGAAATAAAATATTGGAACTCGTGATCATAAGTCAAAGTTCACGAGCCGAGTGGTTGTTTTGCcgtttttttactttataggAATGGTGGCTACACTGACTAAGGAAAGTGCTACCAGTAAGTCAGTATACTTTGCGCATTGTACTTCAGAGATGATTTTTATTACACATCTATTGGCCAAGGAGCCAGAGAAACTTGCTGGGCCTTTGCTTGCGGATACCTATGTAACATTACTAAAAGGTCGTAATGCGTGGTATGGCCAGAAGCTTGCAAAAGGAGAACTTAGCCTTGAAATGGGTGACAGCATCAAAGGCAAGGGGATGATTCAGGTACGCCATAGTTCTAATGATCGATTTTTCAATTGTCAAATTAGCCATAACTTATGGCCCATAAGTTTTCCTGGCAAGTTTTGTACATATAGTATAGAGAATTTGTCAAATTGTAACTTCCATTTAGTCCAGAGAGCAACTGTCCAAACAGGGTATTAGCAAAAAGATGAACAACTCATATAACTTCCTTCCGTATATAGTAGATTCATATTCAT is drawn from Camelina sativa cultivar DH55 chromosome 1, Cs, whole genome shotgun sequence and contains these coding sequences:
- the LOC104738275 gene encoding glycerol-3-phosphate dehydrogenase [NAD(+)] At3g07690, cytosolic-like — its product is MVDHVVETVETNNNSAPSRLVEERLDEIRRVMGKADDDPLRIVGVGAGAWGSVFIAMLQESYGKFREKFSVRIWRRGGRAIDKSTAEHLFEVINSREELLRRLIRRCAYLKYVEARLGDRVLYADEILKDGFCLNMVETPLCPLKVVTNLQEAVWDADIVINGLPSTETFQVFNEISKYWQERVTAPVIISLAKGVEAEFEPHPRIVTPTQMIYRATGIPLENILYLGGPNIASEVYNKEYANARICGSELWRKPLGKFLRQSHFIVWDNSDLITHEVMGGLKNVYAIGAGMVATLTKESATSKSVYFAHCTSEMIFITHLLAKEPEKLAGPLLADTYVTLLKGRNAWYGQKLAKGELSLEMGDSIKGKGMIQGVSAVKAFYELLNQSSLSLQHPEEGKPVTPAELCPILKMLYRILITREFSCEAILEALRDETMNDPRELIEIAHSHLFFQPWLLGQKP